A genome region from Sphingobium sp. CR2-8 includes the following:
- a CDS encoding VIT1/CCC1 transporter family protein, which translates to MDTHSTAQPHHAIHYVNRVGWLRAAVLGANDGIVSTASLMTGVAASGAGSQSILLSGVAALVAGAMSMAAGEYVSVSAQSDTERADLAKEQAALASQPHAEWVELRDIYVDRGLTRDLAGQVAEQLMAADALGAHARDELGISDLATARPVQAALASAASFATGAAPPVLAAALTPASGAIPAIVGVCLLCLLLLGYVGARLGGARPLRSVVRTLFWGMLAMAVTAGAGHLFGAAI; encoded by the coding sequence ATGGACACGCACAGCACGGCCCAGCCCCACCACGCCATCCATTATGTCAACCGCGTCGGCTGGCTGCGCGCGGCGGTGCTGGGGGCGAATGACGGGATCGTGTCCACCGCCAGCCTGATGACGGGCGTCGCCGCATCGGGGGCGGGGTCGCAGTCCATTTTACTGTCGGGCGTAGCCGCGCTGGTAGCCGGGGCGATGTCGATGGCGGCGGGCGAATATGTGTCCGTCAGCGCCCAGTCCGATACCGAACGCGCGGACCTGGCCAAGGAGCAGGCGGCGCTCGCCAGCCAGCCGCATGCCGAATGGGTGGAATTGCGCGACATCTATGTCGATCGCGGCCTGACCCGCGACCTGGCAGGACAGGTGGCCGAGCAGTTGATGGCCGCCGACGCGCTGGGCGCGCATGCGCGCGACGAACTGGGCATTTCCGATCTGGCGACGGCGCGGCCGGTGCAGGCGGCCTTGGCCTCCGCCGCCAGTTTCGCCACGGGCGCCGCGCCGCCGGTGCTGGCGGCGGCGCTGACGCCGGCGAGCGGCGCGATCCCCGCGATCGTCGGGGTGTGCCTGCTCTGCCTGCTGCTGCTGGGCTATGTCGGCGCGCGGCTGGGCGGGGCCAGGCCGTTGCGATCGGTCGTCCGCACCCTATTCTGGGGCATGCTGGCGATGGCGGTGACGGCGGGCGCGGGACATCTGTTCGGCGCGGCGATTTGA